A stretch of the Bacteroidota bacterium genome encodes the following:
- a CDS encoding ATP-binding protein, with amino-acid sequence KIDTDNAWLQLAINATRFNLQGETYMLVSVQNIGAELEDQELEAVQHMTRVLAHEIMNSITPIASLAGSARHHLEANSTDKQGEIPEALVDLRDALDTIEKRSQGLLNFVNSYRQIARIPRPDFQLVEVGALFRRVSNLLGAQANDVDLKIDVEPANLTVLADPDQMEQVLINLTKNAIESLEGKENGQVRLEGSLSRRSRVTLKVTDNGSGIAAENQSQIFVPFYSTKATGSGIGLSLSRQIMRRHGGSLRVQSKLGGPTSFLMHF; translated from the coding sequence AAAATTGATACCGACAACGCCTGGCTACAACTTGCCATTAACGCCACGCGATTCAACTTGCAGGGAGAGACCTATATGCTGGTTTCGGTGCAAAATATCGGCGCTGAACTCGAAGACCAGGAGTTGGAAGCCGTGCAGCATATGACCCGCGTGCTGGCCCATGAAATCATGAACTCGATTACGCCCATTGCCTCGCTTGCCGGCTCCGCCAGACATCATCTCGAAGCAAACAGCACGGATAAACAAGGAGAAATCCCAGAAGCACTCGTCGATTTGCGTGACGCACTGGATACCATTGAGAAACGAAGCCAGGGCTTGCTGAATTTTGTCAACTCATACCGCCAAATTGCGCGTATCCCCCGCCCTGATTTCCAATTGGTAGAAGTAGGGGCCTTGTTTCGACGGGTCTCAAACCTGCTCGGTGCGCAAGCCAATGATGTTGATCTGAAAATTGACGTTGAGCCGGCTAACCTCACGGTCCTTGCCGACCCGGATCAAATGGAACAGGTGTTGATTAATCTGACCAAAAATGCCATTGAATCGCTCGAAGGCAAAGAAAATGGACAGGTGCGCCTCGAAGGCAGCCTGAGCCGCAGAAGCAGGGTCACCTTAAAGGTCACAGATAACGGATCCGGCATTGCAGCAGAAAATCAGAGCCAGATTTTTGTCCCGTTCTATTCCACAAAAGCAACGGGGTCGGGAATCGGTTTGAGTTTATCGCGGCAGATTATGCGCCGGCACGGCGGCAGCCTGCGCGTCCAGTCAAAACTGGGAGGCCCCACCAGTTTCCTCATGCACTTTTAG
- a CDS encoding DUF805 domain-containing protein, whose amino-acid sequence MHNLFSVQGRLGRSTYQNRYLFSLGLLGLVFLVYELSVFVGMQTVAFYVVTASLALALVTLLTAAIRRLHDLDRPAWHLVLAFIPVYNLYLMLSLLCLKGEEEVNLYGFRPEPL is encoded by the coding sequence ATGCACAACCTGTTTTCTGTTCAAGGCCGATTGGGACGCTCTACTTACCAGAATCGTTACCTGTTTAGTTTGGGATTGCTGGGGCTCGTATTTCTTGTATATGAGCTTAGCGTATTTGTAGGGATGCAAACGGTAGCGTTTTATGTGGTAACTGCGAGTCTGGCGCTGGCGCTGGTCACCCTGTTAACGGCTGCTATACGTCGTTTACACGACTTGGATCGGCCGGCTTGGCACCTTGTCCTGGCTTTTATCCCTGTCTACAACCTCTATCTGATGTTGTCTCTGTTGTGTTTGAAGGGGGAGGAAGAAGTGAATCTCTATGGCTTCCGCCCGGAGCCGCTCTAG